Proteins found in one Pseudomonas sp. P8_241 genomic segment:
- a CDS encoding substrate-binding periplasmic protein: MKRWLWLLSVLVSGNALANETVRYCDYPVYPPISWSDGKHVRGLAPSVVKNLFGRMGYDVEVVVLGNWKRCLLDAAEGRVDVVLAYSTAQREQSMLFSTVPVLREEVALFINRRHPVTFEELDDLAHYRGGLLFGESYGVEFDRMAARHNNIEWVSDSRQNFGKLIRGRIDFITQERRTGQLYVENLPGAQDIVALPKALSVDYLRVAVSRKSPLAIHMPQINEQLQRMVDAGDIERWLNESEVTYRDMINLPAHAQ; encoded by the coding sequence ATGAAGCGGTGGCTGTGGCTGCTGTCAGTGCTGGTGTCGGGCAATGCCCTGGCGAACGAAACGGTGCGCTATTGCGATTATCCGGTGTACCCGCCGATTTCCTGGAGTGACGGCAAACACGTTCGAGGCCTGGCGCCCAGCGTGGTGAAAAACCTCTTCGGCCGAATGGGATACGACGTTGAAGTCGTGGTGCTGGGTAACTGGAAACGCTGCCTGCTCGACGCCGCCGAAGGCCGGGTCGATGTGGTGCTGGCCTACAGCACCGCACAACGGGAGCAAAGCATGCTGTTCTCCACGGTGCCGGTACTGCGCGAAGAAGTGGCCTTGTTCATCAATCGCCGGCACCCCGTGACGTTCGAGGAACTGGACGACCTGGCGCACTATCGCGGCGGCCTGTTGTTCGGCGAGAGCTATGGTGTGGAATTCGATCGCATGGCGGCTCGACACAACAACATCGAATGGGTCTCCGACAGCCGTCAGAACTTTGGCAAGTTGATTCGCGGGCGCATCGACTTCATCACCCAGGAGCGCCGGACCGGGCAGCTGTATGTGGAAAACCTGCCCGGTGCCCAAGACATTGTCGCGTTGCCCAAAGCCTTGAGCGTTGACTACCTGCGGGTTGCCGTCTCGCGCAAATCTCCTCTGGCCATTCACATGCCGCAAATCAACGAGCAGTTGCAGCGCATGGTCGATGCCGGTGATATCGAGCGCTGGTTGAATGAAAGTGAGGTGACTTACCGCGACATGATCAACCTGCCGGCGCACGCGCAATGA